From one Thermomicrobiales bacterium genomic stretch:
- a CDS encoding cupredoxin domain-containing protein, whose translation MASGSARGIPAGISGLLKGGSVVTPSRIWCYLLVVLGMLIGGFLLTGCGWRSELVEETPTAGNALKIEMSDTRITPDHLSAQKGDVTFEVTNNGAKPHNLTVKMGPDEHQSPEIAPGATATWTLHFPRTGQFAIYSSLGNDHEAGMEAVVLIETD comes from the coding sequence GTGGCGTCGGGATCGGCGCGCGGGATTCCTGCAGGCATTTCCGGATTGTTGAAAGGGGGCTCCGTGGTTACTCCCTCCCGGATCTGGTGCTATCTGCTGGTCGTCCTCGGGATGTTGATCGGCGGGTTCTTGTTGACGGGTTGCGGCTGGCGCTCGGAGCTTGTTGAAGAGACCCCGACTGCTGGCAACGCCCTGAAAATCGAGATGTCGGATACCAGAATAACGCCAGACCATCTCTCGGCGCAAAAGGGCGATGTGACCTTCGAGGTCACGAATAACGGCGCCAAACCCCACAATCTGACGGTGAAGATGGGCCCGGACGAGCATCAGTCGCCGGAGATCGCGCCCGGTGCGACGGCGACCTGGACGCTGCATTTTCCGCGCACCGGCCAGTTCGCGATCTACTCAAGCCTGGGCAACGATCACGAAGCCGGAATGGAAGCCGTTGTTCTGATCGAGACCGACTGA
- a CDS encoding amidase, translating to MVDVSWMDATTLARSIRNRDVSAVEAVAACLSRVERVNPALNAVVTLDAERALARARDCDLRLAAGEYAGPLAGVPALLKDCHETAGMRTTAGSPLLRNYVPAHDGVVARRLREAGAIILGKTNVSELLTDLQTTNPIFGRTNNPWNLDRTPGGSSGGAAAAVAAGLAPLDIGSDIGGSIRVPAHCCGVFGLKPTELRVPNAGHIPDLPGYVRTTRVMNCIGPLARSLDDLELALRVIAGPDASDPDVPPAPLPAISPPPLAGLRIAVASTFPGLPADAATRATIERLAASLERHGARVEARLPEIDFEELLTTRAALRSIVRMLIEPPAGGPPSAEDYFRILQRRDEIIATWERYFATVDALICPVMMIPAFEHRARGGDVPLDGESASYDLLAGYCRPFNLTGHPVVTLPAGSSPEGLPIGVQLVGARWSESRLLGIAQSMAATNPEVAFRRPPGY from the coding sequence ATGGTGGACGTTTCCTGGATGGACGCAACGACGCTGGCCCGGTCGATCCGCAACCGCGACGTATCGGCAGTCGAGGCCGTCGCCGCGTGTCTTTCGCGGGTCGAACGAGTGAATCCGGCGCTGAACGCAGTGGTCACGCTCGACGCCGAGCGCGCCCTCGCCCGGGCGCGCGACTGCGACCTGAGGCTGGCGGCAGGAGAATATGCCGGCCCACTTGCGGGTGTGCCAGCGCTGCTCAAGGATTGCCACGAGACCGCCGGTATGCGCACGACGGCCGGATCACCATTGCTGCGCAACTATGTGCCGGCCCACGATGGCGTCGTTGCTCGGAGACTACGCGAGGCCGGCGCGATTATTCTCGGCAAGACGAACGTCTCCGAGCTGCTGACCGATCTGCAGACGACCAATCCGATCTTCGGTCGGACGAACAACCCGTGGAATCTTGACCGGACACCGGGCGGGTCGAGCGGTGGCGCGGCCGCGGCGGTTGCCGCCGGGCTGGCGCCGCTCGATATCGGCAGCGACATCGGCGGCTCGATCCGCGTCCCGGCGCACTGCTGCGGCGTGTTCGGGCTCAAGCCCACCGAGTTGCGCGTCCCCAACGCCGGCCATATTCCCGATCTGCCGGGTTATGTCCGGACGACACGCGTGATGAACTGCATCGGCCCTCTGGCGCGGTCACTCGACGACCTCGAGTTGGCGTTGCGCGTGATTGCTGGGCCAGACGCCAGCGACCCGGACGTGCCGCCGGCGCCGCTGCCGGCCATCTCGCCTCCGCCGCTGGCCGGACTGCGCATCGCGGTCGCGTCGACGTTCCCCGGCCTGCCGGCCGACGCGGCGACTCGCGCGACGATCGAACGCCTGGCAGCGTCATTGGAACGTCACGGCGCACGCGTCGAGGCGCGACTGCCGGAAATCGACTTCGAAGAGCTGCTCACAACACGAGCAGCGCTGCGTTCGATCGTGCGGATGCTCATCGAGCCGCCGGCCGGCGGCCCGCCAAGCGCAGAGGACTACTTCCGCATACTCCAGCGCCGCGACGAGATCATCGCGACGTGGGAGCGATACTTCGCGACGGTCGACGCGCTGATCTGCCCGGTGATGATGATCCCGGCATTCGAGCATCGGGCGCGCGGCGGCGATGTGCCGCTGGATGGCGAATCCGCGAGCTACGACCTGCTGGCCGGCTATTGTCGACCGTTCAACCTCACTGGACATCCGGTCGTGACGCTACCGGCCGGCTCAAGCCCCGAAGGGCTCCCGATCGGCGTCCAGCTCGTCGGCGCGCGCTGGAGCGAGTCACGCCTGCTGGGTATTGCGCAGTCGATGGCGGCGACAAATCCGGAGGTTGCCTTTCGCCGCCCACCCGGCTACTGA
- a CDS encoding NAD(P)-dependent oxidoreductase, whose translation MRVLVTGAAGVIGSAVRHDLAGDYEISALTHRPADFPSHVADISDLDAIHPAFAGMDAVVHLAASISVETPWPDILRDNIIGTYNVFEAAHRAGVERVVFASSNHAVGGYELDNKPDIYAPANPLVVDDRAEIRPDSYYGVSKAYGEAMGRYYSDTHGLRVFCLRIGSVRADDDPRSVDAGQSSGWLNLTTEQTYDRLRATWLSQRDCAHLIERCLATPDIRFGIYYGISNNRRQFWDISKARRELGYNPQDSAG comes from the coding sequence ATGCGTGTGCTGGTGACCGGCGCTGCCGGGGTGATCGGGTCGGCGGTCCGTCACGATCTGGCCGGCGACTACGAGATCTCGGCGTTGACCCATCGGCCGGCCGATTTCCCAAGCCATGTCGCTGACATCAGCGACCTCGACGCGATCCATCCAGCCTTCGCGGGGATGGACGCTGTCGTCCATCTGGCCGCATCCATCTCGGTCGAGACTCCCTGGCCGGATATCCTGCGCGACAACATCATCGGGACATACAACGTTTTCGAGGCCGCGCATCGGGCCGGGGTCGAGCGTGTCGTCTTCGCCAGCAGCAACCACGCCGTTGGAGGGTACGAGCTCGACAACAAGCCGGATATCTACGCGCCGGCCAACCCACTCGTCGTCGACGATCGCGCCGAGATCCGGCCGGATTCCTACTACGGCGTCTCGAAGGCATATGGCGAGGCGATGGGACGCTACTACTCGGATACCCACGGTCTGCGCGTCTTCTGCCTGCGGATCGGCAGCGTCCGCGCCGACGACGATCCACGGTCGGTTGACGCCGGCCAGTCATCCGGCTGGTTGAACCTCACAACGGAGCAGACCTACGATCGTCTCCGCGCCACCTGGCTCTCGCAGCGCGACTGTGCGCACCTCATCGAGCGCTGCCTGGCGACTCCGGATATCCGCTTCGGCATTTACTATGGGATCTCTAACAACCGACGCCAGTTCTGGGACATCTCAAAAGCCCGCCGCGAGCTGGGCTATAACCCGCAGGACAGCGCCGGGTAG
- a CDS encoding amidohydrolase family protein, whose product MKIFDTHVHFPWGEDRDPDDAITELRERAAAAGVVHLCLLGSRFGDYNERVTRAIERAPELFVGLYGIDLDQEGPTQVHEAAARGFRGLKIILPLKRYDHSDYFPIYEAAEEHGFTCLFHTGVVGGGADYRTQDPFDPELIERVRPWEQRSRGSGVSSAHMEPITLDTIAFTFPELRLIGAHLGIGYYDLAAHVARWRRNVFFDISGGEMVRRHLVERRLVPNEISHYKLLYGSDNNERFEEEIRDWQTIFDLLRLGDEERERIFYGNAARLFGMIPTAVAPEPTPEPAGAATGDGE is encoded by the coding sequence TTGAAGATCTTCGATACGCATGTGCATTTTCCGTGGGGTGAGGATCGCGATCCGGACGACGCGATCACCGAGTTGCGCGAGCGCGCGGCTGCGGCCGGCGTCGTCCACCTCTGCCTGCTCGGCTCGCGATTCGGCGATTACAACGAGCGGGTCACTCGCGCGATTGAGCGCGCCCCCGAATTGTTTGTCGGCCTGTATGGCATCGACCTCGACCAGGAAGGTCCGACGCAGGTTCACGAGGCGGCCGCGCGCGGCTTTCGCGGTCTGAAGATCATCCTGCCACTCAAGCGCTACGATCATTCCGACTACTTCCCGATTTACGAGGCGGCCGAGGAGCACGGCTTCACCTGCCTGTTCCACACCGGCGTTGTCGGCGGCGGGGCGGACTACCGCACCCAGGACCCGTTCGATCCCGAGCTGATCGAGCGCGTCCGTCCATGGGAGCAGCGCTCGCGCGGCAGCGGCGTCTCGTCGGCCCATATGGAGCCGATCACGCTCGATACGATCGCCTTCACCTTCCCGGAGCTGAGGCTGATCGGGGCGCATCTAGGCATCGGCTACTACGATCTCGCCGCCCACGTCGCTCGCTGGCGGAGGAACGTCTTCTTCGACATCTCCGGCGGCGAGATGGTCCGCCGCCATCTCGTGGAGCGACGTCTCGTGCCGAACGAGATCTCGCACTACAAGCTGCTCTACGGCTCGGACAACAACGAGCGATTCGAGGAAGAGATTCGCGACTGGCAGACGATCTTCGATCTCCTGCGCCTCGGTGACGAGGAGCGCGAGCGGATCTTCTACGGCAACGCCGCGCGCCTGTTCGGCATGATTCCCACCGCGGTTGCCCCTGAGCCGACCCCCGAGCCCGCCGGAGCCGCGACCGGCGACGGCGAGTAG
- the proC gene encoding pyrroline-5-carboxylate reductase codes for MNATERDIEILRGKRIALIGCGVMGEAIAATLLRGELVTTDQLVGAEPYEERRQLLAERYGIRMLAGNAEAAEGADIVMLTIKPQSLGKVGDDLRGRLGRDQVVVSIMAGATVDRLHAALGHERLVRSMPNTPAQIGQGVTVWLATPSVTDEQAQAVAALLGAMGEAVRVESEEMVDMATALSGTGPAYVFLVMEALIDAGVHMGFPRRIAEELVLQTMQGSVQFARESGLHPAELRNMVTSPGGTTAAALYQMEKGSLRTVISRAVWAAYQRTVELGQPAAGPAMPQQ; via the coding sequence ATGAACGCGACCGAACGCGATATCGAGATCTTGCGCGGCAAGCGCATCGCGCTGATCGGCTGCGGCGTGATGGGCGAGGCAATCGCCGCGACGCTGCTGCGCGGCGAGCTCGTCACAACCGACCAGCTCGTTGGCGCTGAGCCATACGAGGAACGTCGCCAGCTGCTGGCCGAGCGCTACGGCATCAGGATGCTGGCCGGTAATGCCGAAGCCGCCGAAGGCGCTGACATCGTGATGCTGACGATCAAGCCACAGTCGCTGGGCAAGGTCGGCGACGACCTGCGTGGCCGGCTGGGTCGCGACCAGGTCGTCGTCTCGATCATGGCCGGCGCGACCGTCGACCGGCTGCATGCGGCCCTCGGCCACGAGCGGCTGGTGCGCTCGATGCCCAACACCCCGGCGCAGATCGGGCAGGGCGTGACCGTCTGGCTGGCGACCCCATCGGTGACCGACGAGCAGGCGCAGGCGGTTGCGGCGCTCCTTGGCGCGATGGGTGAGGCAGTGCGTGTCGAGAGCGAGGAGATGGTCGACATGGCGACCGCTCTCTCCGGCACCGGGCCGGCCTACGTCTTCCTCGTCATGGAGGCGCTGATCGACGCCGGTGTCCATATGGGCTTCCCGCGTCGGATCGCCGAGGAGCTCGTGCTACAGACGATGCAGGGCTCGGTCCAGTTCGCGCGGGAGTCCGGCCTGCACCCGGCGGAGCTCCGCAACATGGTCACCTCGCCGGGCGGCACGACGGCCGCGGCGCTCTACCAGATGGAGAAGGGCAGCCTTCGCACCGTCATCTCCCGCGCCGTCTGGGCCGCCTATCAGCGCACGGTCGAGCTGGGCCAACCCGCCGCCGG